A genome region from Prinia subflava isolate CZ2003 ecotype Zambia chromosome 12, Cam_Psub_1.2, whole genome shotgun sequence includes the following:
- the ABCA2 gene encoding ATP-binding cassette sub-family A member 2 isoform X1: MGFLHQLHLLLWKNVTLKRRSPWVLTFEIFIPLVLFFILLGLRQKKPTIPVKEAFYTAAPLTSAGILPVMQSLCPDGQRDEFGFLQYSNSTVTQILEHLSEAVEQSSLFDPQHPGLEEELESLRRHLEALSSPEPSSMETHFSSRAAGSSFTLAWAAKDQGELRHFLMQNLSLPNSTAELLLGSSIDLQEVYRQFFDDLPLVPDETHERDLWDGFGPGKKMTQLEKSFPNGWRSLQEGLVHRVLRDPVAAPHQPALLHMLSQALGLTSTAVAPAISDSPQAFVTEMENVLFTGPVLEQLTCERNPGGLHRLLRVSPRQQPLLAAYQALACNGSRATRQERFAQLASKLQEQLDTPKIISRLKLEKMNSTATQHRLRALLEDLVEMEKVLRDVDILSALAKLLPRGACASKAPPPTANSTSWASANATAGNATAEEEEGTGEGPSSIDNPQGQFSAFVQLWAGLQPILCGNNRTIEPEALKQGNMSSLGFTSKEQRNLGLLVHLMTSNPKILYAPVGTEVDKVILKANETFAFVGNVTHYAKAWLNISPEIRAYLEEGRLQRRIRWLQQLTADLHKHPEILNVSDSDVLHNFLNGNFSLPNASILLQQLDTIDNAACGWVRFMAKVSVDIFKGFPDEESIVNYTLNQAYQDNVTVFASVIFQTNRDGSLPPHVMYKIRQNSSFTEKTNEIRRAYWRPGPNTGGRFYFLYGFVWIQDMMERALINTFVGHDVVEPGNYVQMFPYPCYTRDDFLFVIEHMMPLCMVISWVYSVAMMIQHIVTEKEHRLKEVMKMMGLNNAVHWVAWFITGFVQLSISVTALTAILKYGKVLMHSDVLIIWLFLAIYAVATIMFCFLVSVLYSKAKLASACGGIIYFLSYVPYMYVAIREEVAHDKITAFEKCIASFMSTTAFGLGSKYFALYEVAGVGIQWHTFSQSPVEGDDFNLLLSMMMLVVDAIVYGVLTWYIEAVHPGMFGLPRPWYFPFQKSYWLGNGRVETWEWTWPWSRNNRLSIMEEDQACAMESRRLAEETRGIEEEPTHLPLVVCIDKLTKVYKTDKKLALNKLSLNLYENQVVSFLGHNGAGKTTTMSILTGLFPPTSGSATIYGHDIRTEMDKIRKNLGMCPQHNVLFDRLTVEEHLWFYSQLKSMAEEEIRKEMDKMIEDLELSNKRHCQVQTLSGGMKRKLSVAIAFVGGSRAVILDEPTAGVDPYARRAIWDLILKYKPGRTILLSTHHMDEADLLGDRIAIISHGKLKCCGSPLFLKSTYGDGYKLTVVKKQSDIRNGTEPGQPHSPLGHSSVSPCSEPRVSQFIKKYVASCLLISDTNTELSYILPSEAVKKGCFERLFQHLEQSLEELDLTSFGLMDTTLEEVFLKVSEEDQSLENSDVDMKESKDALQPPTSELGPKSEANGEPLAEAAVPEKPEVELSNLVTCSKLAQSQASLRSVSSVGSVRGDEGGAYSEFFGDYAPLFDNRQDPDNVSLQEQEAEVEAEDRDLAGQGSFKLEGSWLKLRQFHGLIVKRFHCAKRNTKALFSQILLPAFFVCVAMTVALSVPEIGDLPPLILSPSQYHNYTQPKGNFIPYANEERREYRIRLSPDASPQQLVNTFHLPSGVGATCVLKTPFNNTLDQPMQTLNLNSNESKMLAAKYFGAMCIDSFTQGLPLSNFVPPPPSPAPSDYPMSVDEDLLHAWNSTIFSTVKGTVTSAPALPRIIHEPIKCTCSMQGTGFSCPSGVGGHPPQMKVVTGDILTDITGRNVSEYLLYTSDRFRLHRYGALTFGNIQKSIPASFGARAPATVRKIAVRRTAQVFYNNKGYHSMPTYLNALNNAILRANLPKSKGNPAAYGITVTNHPMNKTSASLSLDYLLQGTDVVIAIFIIVAMSFVPASFVVFLVAEKATKAKHLQFVSGCDPVIYWLANYMWDMLNYLVPATCCIIILFVFDLPAYTSPTNFPAVLSLFLLYGWSITPIMYPASFWFEVPSSAYVFLIVINLFIGITATVATFLLQLFEHDKDLKVVNSYLKSCFLVFPNYNLGHGLMEMAYNEYINEYYAKIGQFDKMKSPFEWDIVTRGLVAMTIEGFVGFFITIMCQYNFFRKPQRLPVSTKPIEDDIDVANERHRVLRGDADNDMLKIENLTKVYKSRKIGRILAVDRLCVGVRPGECFGLLGVNGAGKTTTFKMLTGDESTTGGEAFINGHSILKELLQVQQSLGYCPQFDALFDELTAQEHLELYTRLRGIPWKDEERVVKWALKKLELTKYADKPASTYSGGNKRKLSTAIALIGYPAFIFLDEPTTGMDPKARRFLWNLILDVIKTGRSVVLTSHSMEECEALCTRLAIMVNGRLKCLGSIQHLKNRFGDGYMITVRTKSNLNVKEVVRFFNRNFPEAVLKERHHTKAQYQLKSDQISLAQIFSKMEQVVDVLGIEDYSVSQTTLDNVFVNFAKKQSDNLEQQETSPNCVLQSPLERMLSLLRPRTAPTELRALVVEEQEDLETDDEGLISFEEERAQLSFNTDTLC; encoded by the exons ATGGGGTTCCTGCATCAGCTCCATCTTCTGCTCTGGAAGAACGTGACACTGAAGCGGCGCAGCCCG TGGGTGCTGACCTTCGAGATCTTCATCCCCCTGGTGCTCTTCTTCATCCTCCTGGGGCTGCGGCAGAAGAAGCCGACCATCCCTGTGAAGGAAG CTTTCTACACGGCGGCCCCGCTCACATCAGCCGGGATTCTGCCGGTCATGCAGTCCCTGTGCCCTGACGGCCAGCGTGATGAGTTTGGCTTCCTGCAGTACTCCAACTCCAC GGTGACACAGATTCTGGAACACCTCAGCGAGGCAGTAGAGCAAAGCAGCCTCTTCGACCCTCAGCACCCAGGactggaggaggagctggagtcGCTGCGCCGGCACCTGGAGGCCCTCAGCAGTCCTGAGCCCAGCTCCATGGAGACCCACTTCAGCAGCCGAGCAG CAGGATCCAGCTTCACACTGGCGTGGGCAGCCAAGGACCAGGGTGAGCTGCGGCACTTCCTGATGCAAAACCTGTCCCTCCccaacagcacagctgagctgctcctgggctccAGCATTGACCTGCAGGAG GTGTACCGGCAGTTCTTTGATGACTTGCCTTTGGTACCTGATGAGACCCATGAGCGAGACctgtgggatgggtttggccCTGGCAAGAAGATGACGCAGCTGGAG AAGAGCTTCCCCAATGGCTGGAGGAGCCTACAGGAAGGGCTGGTTCACAGGGTGCTGCGAGACCCAGTggcagccccacaccagccagcactgctccacatgctctcccaggctctgggcctcaccagcactgctgtggcacCTGCCATCTCTGATAGCCCCCAGGCCTTCGTCACCGAGATGGAG AATGTCCTCTTCACTGGGCCAGTGCTGGAACAGCTGACATGTGAGCGGAACCCAGGGGGACTGCACCGCCTCCTGCGCGTGtcccccaggcagcagccactgctggcagCATACCAGGCACTGGCCTGCAATGGCAGCCGAGCCACTCGGCAGGAGCGCTTTGCCCAGCTGGCCTCcaagctccaggagcagctggacaCCCCCAAGATCATCAGCAGG CTGAAGCTGGAGAAGATGAACAGCACAGCCACCCAGCACCGCCTCCGTGCCCTCCTCGAGGACCTGGTGGAGATGGAGAAGGTTCTCCGGGACGTGGACATCCTCTCGGCACTGGCtaagctgctgcccaggggagcctGTGCCAGCAAGGCCCCACCACCCACAGCCAACAGCACCAGCTGGGCCAGCGCCAATGCCACGGCTGGCAATgccacagcagaggaggaagagggcaCTGGGGAGGGCCCATCCAGCATCGACAACCCCCAGGGACAGTTCTCAGCATTcgtgcagctctgggcagggctgcaaCCCATCCTCTGTGGCAACAACCG GACCATCGAGCCTGAGGCACTGAAGCAGGGCAACATGAGTTCGCTGGGCTTCACCAGCAAGGAGCAGCGGAACTTGGGCCTCCTTGTGCATCTGATGACCAGCAACCCCAAAATCCTGTATGCACCTGTGGGCACTGAAGTTGACAAGGTCATCCTGAAG GCCAATGAGACCTTTGCCTTTGTGGGCAACGTCACCCACTACGCGAAGGCATGGCTGAACATCTCCCCCGAGATCCGAGCCTACCTGGAGGagggcaggctgcagaggcGCATCCGCTGGCTCCAGCAG TTGACCGCTGACCTCCACAAGCATCCAGAGATCCTGAATGTCTCTGACAGTGATGTTCTCCACAACTTTCTCAATGGCAACTTCTCCCTGCCCAATGCCAgcatcctgctccagcagctggataCCATTGACAATGCTGCTTGCGGCTGGGTCCGCTTCATGGCCAAG GTCAGTGTGGACATCTTCAAAGGCTTCCCGGATGAGGAGAGCATTGTCAACTACACACTGAACCAGGCCTATCAGGACAACGTCACAGTCTTTGCCA GCGTCATCTTCCAGACCAACAGGGATGGCTCATTGCCCCCCCATGTCATGTACAAGATCCGGCAGAATTCCAGCTTCACAGAGAAGACCAACGAGATCCGGCGGGCGTACTGGCGGCCTGGCCCCAACACTGGTGGCCGCTTCTACTTCCTCTATGGTTTTGTCTGGATCCAGG ACATGATGGAGCGTGCCCTCATCAACACATTTGTTGGCCATGATGTGGTGGAGCCTGGCAACTATGTACAGATGTTCCCATACCCGTGTTATACCCGGGATGA CTTTCTCTTTGTCATCGAGCACATGATGCCCCTCTGCATGGTGATCTCCTGGGTCTACTCAGTGGCCATGATGATCCAGCACATTGTGACAGAGAAGGAGCATCGCCTGAAGGAG GTGATGAAGATGATGGGCCTGAACAATGCGGTGCACTGGGTGGCTTGGTTCATCACTGGCTTTGTCCAGCTCTCCATCTCGGTCACAGCACTCACTGCCATTCTCAAGTACGGCAAGGTCCTGATGCACAGCGATGTCCTCATCATATGGCTCTTCCTTGCCATCTATGCTGTGGCCACCATCATGTTCTG CTTTCTGGTGTCAGTGCTCTACTCCAAGGCCAAGCTGGCCTCTGCCTGTGGCGGCATCATCTACTTCCTCAGCTACGTGCCATACATGTATGTGGCCATCCGGGAGGAGGTGGCACATGACAAGATCACAGCCTTTGAGAAGTGCATTGCG TCCTTCATGTCCACCACAGCCTTTGGGTTGGGCTCCAAGTACTTTGCGCTGTATGAGGTGGCTGGTGTGGGTATCCAGTGGCACACCTTCAGCCAGTCACCCGTGGAAGGAGATGACTTCAACCTCCTGCTGTCCATGATGATGCTGGTTGTGGATGCCATTGTGTATGGGGTGCTCACGTGGTACATCGAGGCCGTGCACCCGG GCATGTTCGGCCTGCCACGGCCCTGGTACTTCCCTTTCCAGAAGTCTTACTGGCTGGGCAATGGGCGCGTGGAGACCTGGGAATGGACCTGGCCATGGTCACGCAACAACCGCCTCAGCATCATGGAGGAGGATCAGGCCTGTGCCATGGAGAGCCGGAGGCTGG CAGAGGAGACAAGGGGCATCGAGGAGGAGCCGACCCACCTCCCCTTGGTCGTCTGCATCGACAAGCTCACCAAAGTTTACAAGACAGACAAGAAGCTGGCGCTAAACAAGCTGAGCCTCAACCTCTACGAGAACCAGGTTGTGTCCTTCCTGGGGCACAATGGTGCAGGCAAGACAACTACCAT GTCCATCCTCACTGGCTTGTTCCCTCCAACATCGGGCTCTGCTACCATCTATGGCCATGATATCCGTACGGAGATGGACAAGATCCGGAAGAATCTGGGCATGTGTCCCCAGCACAACGTGCTCTTTGACAGGCTGACAGTGGAGGAGCATCTCTGGTTCTACTCGCAGCTCAAGAGCATGGCAGAGGAGGAGATCCGCAAGGAGATGGACAA GATGATCGAGGACCTGGAACTCTCCAACAAACGGCACTGCCAGGTGCAGACTCTCTCGGGCGGCATGAAGAGGAAGCTGTCGGTGGCCATTGCCTTCGTGGGTGGGTCACGGGCTGTTATCTTGGATGAGCCCACAGCTGGTGTGGACCCATACGCACGAAGGGCCATCTGGGACCTCATACTTAAGTACAAGCcag GGAGGACCATCTTGCTCTCCACACACCACATGGATGAAGCTGACCTGCTGGGGGACCGCATTGCCATCATCTCCCATGGGAAGCTCAAGTGCTGTGGTTCCCCATTGTTCCTCAAGAGCACCTATGGTGACGGCTACAAGCTGACAGTGGTGAAAAAGCAGTCGGACATCAGGAATGGCACAG aGCCAGGCCAGCCACATAGCCCCCTGGGCCACTCCTCTGtcagcccctgctctgagccTCGTGTCTCCCAGTTCATCAAGAAATATGTGGCCTCCTGCCTCCTCATCTCAGACACCAACACAGAGCTCTCCTACATCCTGCCCAGTGAGGCTGTCAAGAAGGGCTGCTTTGAGAGGCTCTTCCAG CACTTGGAGCAGAGCTTGGAAGAGCTGGACCTCACCAGTTTTGGGTTGATGGACACCACGCTGGAGGAGGTCTTCCTGAAGGTGTCTGAGGAGGACCAGTCTCTGGAGAACAGTGACGTGG ACATGAAGGAGTCCAAGGATGCCCTGCAGCCACCCACCTCTGAGCTGGGCCCAAAGTCTGAAGCCAATGGGGAGCCCCTGGCCGAAGCGGCCGTGCCAGAGAAACCTGAGGTGGAGCTCAGCAACCTTGTGACCTGCTCCAAGCTGGCACAGTCGCAGGCATCCCTGCGCTCAGTGTCCTCGGTGGGCTCCGTGCGTGGCGATGAAGGTGGGGCTTATTCCGAATTCTTTGGGGATTATGCGCCCCTGTTCGATAACCGGCAGGACCCCGATAACGTCAGTCTGCAAG aaCAAGAAGCAGAGGTAGAAGCAGAGGATCGTGACCTGGCAGGCCAGGGGAGCTTCAAGCTGGAAGGCTCATGGCTGAAGCTGCGCCAGTTCCATGGGCTGATTGTCAAACGCTTCCACTGCGCCAAGCGCAACACCAAGGCACTCTTCTCGCAGATCCTCCTGCCTGCCTTTTTCGTCTGCGTGGCCATGACTGTGGCGCTCTCTGTGCCTGAAATAG GTGACCTGCCACCCCTTATCCTCTCACCATCCCAATACCACAACTACACTCAGCCCAAGGGCAACTTCATTCCGTATGCCAACGAGGAGCGGCGTGAGTACCG AATTAGGCTGTCTCCTGATGccagccctcagcagctggTGAACACTTTCCATCTGCCTTCTGGTGTGGGGGCCACCTGTGTGCTCAAGACACCCTTCAACAACACGCTGGACCAGCCCATGCAGACCCTTAACCTCAACAGCAATGAGTCCAAGATGCTGGCAGCCAAGTACTTTGGTGCCATGTGTATCGACTCCTTCACCCAGGGCCTTCCACTTTCCAACTTTGTGCCACCACCTCCATCCCCGGCTCCCTCTGACTACCCCATGTCAGTGGATGAGGACCTGCTCCATGCCTGGAACTCCACAATCTTCTCCACTGTTAAAG GGACCGTGacctcagcccctgccctgccccgcaTCATCCATGAGCCCATCAAGTGCACATGCTCCATGCAGGGGACTGGCTTCTCCTGCCCTAGTGGTGTGGGGGGCCATCCCCCGCAGATGAAGGTGGTGACGGGGGACATCCTGACAGACATCACAGGGCGCAATGTCTCTGAGTATCTGCTCTACACCTCAGACCGCTTCCGGCTGCACAG GTATGGGGCACTCACGTTTGGGAACATCCAGAAGTCCATCCCAGCCTCCTTCGGAGCCAGGGCTCCGGCCACAGTGCGCAAGATTGCTGTGCGGAGAACAGCCCAG gtCTTCTACAACAATAAAGGCTACCACAGCATGCCCACTTACCTCAATGCCCTCAACAATGCCATCCTGAGAGCCAACCTGCCCAAGAGCAAGGGCAACCCTGCTGCCTATG GCATCACAGTCACCAATCACCCCATGAACAAAACGAGTGCCAGCCTGTCCCTGGATTACCT CCTGCAAGGCACAGATGTGGTGATCGCCATCTTCATCATTGTGGCCATGTCCTTCGTCCCAGCCAGCTTTGTAGTATTCCTGGTGGCCGAAAAGGCCACCAAGGCCAAACACCTGCAGTTTGTGAGTGGCTGTGACCCCGTCATCTACTGGTTGGCCAACTACATGTGGGACATG CTAAACTACCTGGTGCCAGCCACGTGCTGCATCATCATCCTGTTCGTGTTTGATCTCCCAGCATATACCTCTCCTACCAACTTTCCTGCtgtcctctccctcttcctgctCTATGG CTGGTCCATCACTCCTATCATGTACCCAGCGTCCTTCTGGTTTGAGGTGCCCAGCTCTGCTTACGTCTTCCTCATTGTCATCAACCTGTTCATTGGCATCACAGCCACTGTCGCCACGTTCTTGCTGCAGCTCTTTGAGCATGACAAG gacCTGAAGGTGGTGAACAGCTACCTGAAGAGTTGTTTCCTTGTGTTCCCTAACTACAACCTGGGCCATGGCCTGATGGAGATGGCCTACAATGAATACATCAATGAGTACTATGCCAAGATTG GGCAGTTTGATAAAATGAAATCACCCTTCGAATGGGACATCGTGACACGGGGGCTTGTTGCCATGACAATTGAAGGCTTTGTTGGCTTCTTCATCACCATTATGTGCCAGTACAACTTCTTCCGAAAGCCCCA GCGCCTGCCCGTCTCCACCAAACCCATCGAGGATGACATTGACGTGGCCAATGAGAGGCACCGGGTCCTGCGTGGTGATGCCGACAACGACATGCTAAAGATTGAGAACCTCACAAAG GTGTACAAGTCCCGCAAGATTGGGCGCATCTTGGCTGTGGACCGGCTGTGTGTGGGTGTGCGCCCTGGGGAATGCTTTGGGCTACTGGGTGTCAATGGTGCGGGCAAGACCACAACATTCAAGATGCTGACAGGGGATGAGAGCACCACAGGTGGAGAGGCCTTCATTAACGGACACAG CATCCTGAAGGAGCTCCTGCAGGTCCAGCAGAGCTTGGGCTACTGCCCCCAGTTTGATGCGCTCTTTGATGAGCTGACGGCCCAGGAGCACCTGGAACTCTACACCCGCCTGCGTGGCATCCCCTGGAAGGATGAGGAGCGG GTGGTCAAGTGGGCACTGAAGAAGCTGGAGTTGACCAAGTATGCAGACAAGCCTGCCAGCACCTATAGTGGTGGCAACAAGAGGAAGCTATCCACAGCCATTGCACTCATTGGATACCCAGCCTTCATCTTCCTG GATGAGCCAACCACAGGGATGGACCCCAAGGCACGGCGCTTCCTCTGGAACCTCATCCTGGATGTCATCAAAACGGGTCGCTCCGTGGTGCTCACGTCTCACAG CATGGAGGAGTGTGAGGCCCTCTGCACCCGCCTGGCCATCATGGTGAACGGGCGGCTCAAGTGTCTCGGCAGCATTCAGCACCTGAAGAATAG GTTTGGTGATGGCTACATGATCACAGTGCGCACCAAGTCCAACCTCAATGTCAAGGAGGTGGTGAGGTTCTTCAACCGTAACTTCCCTGAGGCTGTCCTCAAG GAGCGTCATCACACCAAGGCCCAGTACCAGCTGAAGTCAGACCAGATCTCACTGGCACAGATCTTCAGCAAGATGGAGCAGGTGGTGGATGTGCTGGGCATTGAAGACTACTCTGTCAGCCAAACCACATTGGACAAT gTGTTTGTGAATTTTGCCAAGAAGCAAAGTGACAACCTGGAACAGCAGGAGACCAGCCCCAACTGTGTCCTGCAGTCACCCCTGGAGCGCATGCTGAGCCTGCTGCGCCCCCGCACTGCTCCCACTGAGCTGCGGGCCCTTgtggtggaggagcaggaggactTGGAGACTGATGACGAAGGCCTCATCAGCTTTGAGGAAGAGAGG gctcaGCTCTCCTTCAACACCGACACGCTGTGCTGA